The following proteins are co-located in the Ailuropoda melanoleuca isolate Jingjing chromosome 13, ASM200744v2, whole genome shotgun sequence genome:
- the NKX2-2 gene encoding homeobox protein Nkx-2.2: protein MSLTNTKTGFSVKDILDLPDTNDEEGSVAEGPEEESEGPEPAKRAGPLGQGTLDTVHSLPLKNPFYDSSDNPYTRWLASTEGLQYSLHGLAAGAAPQDSSSKSPEPSADESPDNDKETPGGGGDAGKKRKRRVLFSKAQTYELERRFRQQRYLSAPEREHLASLIRLTPTQVKIWFQNHRYKMKRARAEKGMEVTPLPSPRRVAVPVLVRDGKPCHALKAQDLAAATFQAGIPFSAYSAQSLQHMQYNAQYSSASTPQYPTAHPLVQAQQWTW, encoded by the exons ATGTCGCTGACCAACACAAAGACGGGGTTTTCAGTCAAGGACATCTTGGACCTGCCGGACACCAACGATGAGGAGGGCTCGGTGGCCGAAGGGCCGGAGGAGGAGAGCGAGGGGCCGGAGCCCGCCAAGAGGGCCGGGCCGCTAGGGCAGGGCACCCTGGATACGGTGCACAGCCTGCCCCTGAAGAACCCCTTCTACGACAGCAGCGACAACCCATATACGCGCTGGCTGGCCAGCACCGAGGGCCTCCAGTACTCCC TGCACGGGCTGGCGGCCGGCGCAGCGCCCCAGGACTCAAGCTCCAAGTCCCCGGAGCCCTCGGCCGACGAGTCACCGGACAATGACAAGGAAACCCCGGGAGGCGGGGGGGACGCGGGCAAGAAGCGGAAGCGGCGGGTGCTCTTCTCCAAGGCGCAGACCTATGAGCTGGAGCGGCGCTTCCGGCAGCAGCGGTACCTGTCAGCCCCCGAGCGGGAGCACCTGGCCAGCCTCATCCGCCTCACGCCCACGCAGGTCAAGATCTGGTTCCAGAACCACCGCTACAAGATGAAGCGCGCCCGGGCGGAGAAAGGTATGGAGGTGACGCCCCTACCCTCGCCGCGCCGGGTGGCCGTGCCGGTTTTGGTCAGGGACGGCAAACCGTGCCACGCGCTCAAAGCCCAGGACCTGGCAGCCGCCACTTTCCAGGCGGGCATCCCCTTTTCGGCCTACAGCGCGCAGTCTCTGCAGCACATGCAGTACAACGCCCAGTACAGCTCGGCCAGCACCCCCCAGTACCCGACAGCACATCCCCTGGTCCAGGCTCAGCAGTGGACTTGGTGA
- the LOC117795753 gene encoding uncharacterized protein LOC117795753 has product MFKCIKFSPGLPDKPNKRPIGQGKQTERARRGGAAPSAEAERPPLGREPGGWGRRPATPQLGIKSGRGPARSPSPGPSGAAALQVSLLLVHGADVLGGARNVAGGARNAAESSSRSGAGVALRCQARASAAARDPNALQAPCCARLWVLRTPSGASLPLAAPDLAGSPSRGVRKQQVREWSPALYGLIARAMAHFFLATSLHRAPSGRRSPS; this is encoded by the exons TCggacaaggaaaacaaacagagcGCGCGCGGCGCGGGGGAGCGGCCCCCTCCGCCGAGGCTGAGCGGCCGCCGCTGGGCCGGGAGCCGGGAGGGTGGGGCCGCCGNCCCGCCACTCCACAGCTCGGGATAAAGAGCGGCCGGGGACCTGCGCGCTCGCCGAGCCCCGGCCCCAGTGGCGCGGCCGCGCTCCAGGTAAGCCTCCTGCTCGTGCACGGGGCCGACGTGCTGGGGGGCGCGAGGAACGTGGCGGGGGGCGCGAGGAACGCGGCGGAGTCCTCGAGCCGCAGTGGAGCCGGCGTCGCCCTTCGCTGTCAGGCGCGGGCCTCCGCTGCCGCCAGGGATCCGAACGCTCTCCAGGCACCGTGCTGTGCCAGGCTTTGGGTCCTCCGCACACCCTCTGGAGCGTCCCTCCCTCTCGCGGCGCCCGACTTGGCTGGGTCCCCTAGCCGCGGAGTCCGGAAGCAGCAG GTTCGTGAGTGGAGCCCAGCCTTATATGGACTGATCGCTCGGGCAATGGCCCATTTTTTCCTCGCCACCAGCCTCCACCGCGCGCCGAGCGGCCGCCGGAGCCCGAGCTGA